From Microcoleus sp. bin38.metabat.b11b12b14.051:
CATAAATAAAACGGTGGCGACCATTTCTTGCGGTTGCATTTCGCCATTTTTAAATATTTCGTCCTTTCGCTCCCAAATTAGTTCAGCAGTTTCTTTTGCCATGTATTTTTCAAACAGGCTCATTAATTGTTGTTTCTCTTGTTGTTCTCGCAGTTGCAGTCCAATTCCAGCTAAGACGATCGTACCAATCGGTGCAGCGATGGGCATTAGTAGAGAATTCAACGTAAATAACAAGAAAGAAACTGCATACCAGATTAGAGGGAAAAGGATAGCGATCGCAATTCGTCCCCTAGGCCCAATTTTCGATAATATCCCGCTAGTAATTGGCCCAATTAAAAGTAATATCAGCCAACTTGTCCAGTCAGGTAAAGCTTGCAGCAGTCGGTTATTTAGCAAGTTATCAATAACTGCGGCATGAAGGTAGATCCCGCTGGTTGGTGGAATTCGATCGATAGGAGTCCGCAAAGGATCTAAACCTGTTGCTGTCGTACCTACTAATACCAATTTGTCTTTAAAAGCATCTTTGGTAATTTTAGCTTCCAGAACATCAGCAAACGAATAAGTCGGTAAATTTTGCACTTTTCCAGGCCAATTTATCCCAGCACTCTGAAATTCTAGACTACCGTTATTAGGCGGTGATAAAAACTTTTCTAGCCCTCCAGATTGCGGTTGCTTGTCGGCGTTGTAAACGCGCAGCATGGCCATTCCCAATGAGGGAATATCTCGCACCCACAGGATGGCTTGACGACCGATCCCATCTGTGTCTGAGTTATGCAAAATATGGCCTCGCTCGGCAGCTACGGCTTCTAAAGTTGGTACAATTGGTAGCAGTTTTTTTTGGTTATCCGCAGCCAGGGCTAACACTACATTACCTCTTGCACTCATAGCGTCTGCAAATTGGTCATCTTTGGGACTGGGTTCGGCAAAAATAATGTCGAAACCAACGACTGCGGGTTTAGCAGGGGAAAGGGCTTGTAATAATTGACTGTAGCGATCGCGCGAAAACGGAAATCTCCCCAACTTCCTTAAAGTTGCTTCGTCTATTGCAATCACCGCCACTCGTTTATCCCAAATAGGTTTGGGTAAAATTCCACTTTCGCGAAGTTGAAACAGGCTGTTAGAGCTCAGTTGTTCCAGCGGTTTCCAGGCATCCAAATGCAATGCACCCAAGGAAAGAATAGCAGCAGCAACCCCCGGCATTAAGGATTGGCTGCGGGCAAAAAAAACTCGCAAACGAGGGATTATTAATTTAGTCATTACCTATTTCTTAATTAAACTTTCACCGAGTTCATAAGATACCTCATTTCCCAGTGGACTGCGAACCACTAGCCAATAGTCAGAGTTAGCTGGCTTCGGCACTACCTCATCGATTTTACCTGTTCGATCCATCTTTAAGGGTTGGTCATTTAAATACACTAAATTCAGCGGATCGACATTACAAATACATCGAACTTTGTTTGGACTGATGACTGATAAACTGATCAATTCATACTTCAGATTTTCTTTGAATGGCTGGGGTGGAGCGGGAGGATTGCCGGGAAAAGTGACGGAAGCATAGCCCTTTTCTATCTTCACAGTTTGCCCTTGAGCGCTAGCGTCAACCTTCCCCTCAAATAAGGCAGTTGCTGCTTTTCCCTCTGGACCAACACCCACGGAGAACTCAGTCCCCCTGACGCCCACAACTCCGGCTGGGTTGTTAATTTCTAGGCGCGAATTGGGGTTAGTCAAGCGTCGGGCTGAAACTCTTGCTAATCCTGCGGGGACTGACAGCAGGGTAACTCTACCTCCATTGACAGCAACGGACAGACCTTTAACTTGGACGGTGCTTAATTCTGCTAGACTAATCGTGGCGATGCCAGTGTCTACCGCTAAAACCGCGCTAGATTCTTTGCCTGTAGAGATTTGCTGGCCGGCTGTTGTCAGGCGATCGCCCACTTTTGCTGGTCTTCCTTGATACGTTACGGTTCCCTTCAGTTGCCGTACTTCTACCCAGCGACTCCCAGGCAATTGAATTTCCCTCGCCAGCAAAGGCAAGGCGAAAGTGATTAAAATACCAGTAAATAGGATTGTCAGCCATTTAGAAATACCAGACCGATTTAATTTCATAACAAAAAATTATTTAGCCAGGACTATTGTCTAGATTACTATTCTTTCGGTAATTTTTCAGGAAAATTTTCAACTAACAGGATTTACGCAGACACAATATATAGCCTTTCTCGTAAATGTGAGGTAATGGGTAATGGGTAATGGGTAATGGGTAATGGGTAATTGGTAATTGGTAATTGGTAATGGGTAATTGGTAATTGGTAATCGCAAGTGCCGATAGGCTTTCTGAGGTTTCTGGAGGTAAAAACGGCCGCCGTGCGAAAAGCTGACCCTCGCAGAATTTGGCATACGTCATGTTTTTGAGAACCGCTATATGTAGTGCAGAAACAACTACGTTAGCGAAGCACTCGTTGCAGGATCGCACCCCGCTTGACTATTAGGGTATCGGCTGCTCAAAGGCGATCTCCTTTGAGGCAATCGCCAACCCTTCTTGAAATCTCGAAACGGATAATATTGGCGTATTTTTTAGATGCTTAGCAGTCACTTATTATCACGTTTTAATGATGCCCTACAACTCCATGAATCCGATCGCCCTCAGCAGCATTAGCAGCATACAGTCGATCGAGCTTTAAGAAGGTTTGCAGCAGCGCATTAGCCCCCTGAGTACACTGTTCCGGCGAAGTATACTCATCTTCTGCATGGCTGATGCCGCCCCGAGAAGCCACGAAAATCATCCCCATATCGGTAAAGCGTCCGATTTCTTGGGCGTCGTGTCCCGCCCGGCTGATTAAATGCCTGTAACTAAAGCCTAAGTCTTGACAAACTTCGACAATTGCATTCTGAATTTTTGGTGCTGCTAGTGTCGGATCTACGTGCAGCAATTGAGTGATTTCGATTTCGGTTTGGGTCGCCGAAGCTATTGCTTGAAACTCCAATTTCATTTTGGTTAACAACTGTTCCAAATTAGTTTGAGACAAATCGCGCAAATCGATTTTAAACTCGACTTTTCCCGGCACAGTATTCGTAGCATTCGGCCAAACAGTTAAGTAACCTACCGTTGCGACTTGTTCTCCGGGTGTTTCTACTCCCAGTTTGTTGACTGCTAATACCATTTGCGAAGCCGCTACCAAGGCATCTTTTCTGGCGTGCATGGGTGTCGATCCGGCATGATTGGGGCGGCCCGTTACCGTCACTCCCAGGCGGTACTGTCCGACAATTCCTTTGACTACTCCGATGCAGTCGCCCGTACTTTCCAATACGCCTCCTTGTTCGACGTGTAATTCCACAAAGGCTGCTATTTCTGTGGGGTGGCGTTTTGCTTCGGCAATTGTTGACCAATCTCCGCCAATTTGTGCTAGACAAGTTTGAATCGAAGTGCCATCACTGCGACGGTAATATTCCGGGTTGCTGACTGTATTTCCCGCCATTGCTTTGCAGCCGATAACGGTGCTTTCTTCGTCGGTAAATACGATCGTCTCAATGGCGTGTTCCAAGCGTACCCCATTTTCGTGCAACACGCGCACGACTTCAATTCCTGCTAAAACTCCCAAAACTCCGTCGTAATGGCCCGCCGTGGGAACGGTATCAATGTGAGAACCTGTTGCTAGTGCGGCGCCTTCGCGCAATCCGGCGTACCTGCCAATTGTATTACCGGCCGCGTCAATCCGAACTGTCATCCCTGCTTCTATCATCCAAGATTCAACAAGTTTGCGCGCCAGCAAATCTTCTTTGGTAAAAGCTACCCGACTTACGCCTCCTCCCGGCAATTTGCCGATTTCGGCGAGTTCGGCAATACTGTGGTTGAGGCGCGAACCGTTCACTGAAAGTGCTAGCCTAAGTGTCATGTCACATTCTCCTAATTTTGGGAAATTTGATGAGGCGATCGCGATCGGTATGATTAATTATTTAACTAATTATTGTATACTGTATGCAAGAACAGTTAAATCTGTACAAGAATGTAGGCTTGCCTACAACAGGCGATCGGCTGTAGTATTTAAACTGCTGGAGGCAAACACAGCACGCAGCATAGAGCGATCGCAGCGATTTAACTGTAGAAAAAAGTACATTTTTATCGATCGGGTGATATGAGTCAAACAGCAATTGCAGGAAAACGAGTATTCATTTGCGGTTCCGCCCTGCGGGGTCAGCCGGACAACAGCAACCTCGGAGAAGCCAAGTTCATCAGAGAAGCCAAAACACGTCCGATTTACCGCTTGCACTCGGCAGAAAACGGCTGGCATCCTGCAATTTACGAAGTGCCTGCTCGAGGCGTATCAATTCCGGGAGAAGTGTACGAACTAACTCCAGAAGACTTTGAACAGCTTGCAGCCGGGGAACCTCCACATATGTATCCATCCGATGTGATTCTGGAAGATGGGGAAGTCTTAACCGCTTTTCTTTACCCCCGCGAGTTAGTAGAGACATACCAATGGGAAGATATTTCCGATCGCGGTGGGTGGGCCGCTTACAAAGCAAATTCGCAGTAAGAACTTCAGTCCGAAAAGGTTCGTAGTAAGGACTTCAGTCCTTCCAGGTTCGTAGTAAGGACTTTAGTCCGAAAAAGGTTCGTAGTAAGGACTTCAGTCCTTCCAGGTTCGTAGTAAGGACTTTAGTCCGAAAAAGGTTCGTAGTAAGGACTTCAGTCCTTCCAGGTTCGTAGTAAGGACTTTAGTCCGAAAAAGGTTCGTAGTAAGGACTTCAGTCCGAAAAGGTTCGTAGTAAGGACTTTAGTCCTCCCGAGAAACCATCGGTTTATGATACTCATGCCAATGTCGGGCAATATCAATGCGACGGCATATCCACACCTTCTCGTGTTGCTGCACGTAATCCAAAAAACGCGCCAAAGCCGCCGCCCGCCCCGGCCTCCCCGCCAAGCGGCAGTGCAGCCCTACACTCATCATCTTCGGTGCAGTCTCGCCCTCAGCGTAGAGTAGGTCAAAAGCATCGCGCAGGTAAGCAAAAAACTGATCGCCAGAATTAAACCCCTGACTCGTAGCAAACCGCATATCGTTGTTGTCGAGGGTATAAGGAACTACTAAGTGGGGTCTGTCGCACTCGTACACCCAGTAAGGCAAGTCATCCGCGTAGCTGTCGGCATCGTAGAGAAAACCGCCTTCTTCGACTACTAGCTTGCGAGTGTGGGGACTCGTGCGCCCGGTATACCAGCCGAGGGGACGGCTACCGGTAACTTGCGTGTGAATGGCGATCGCCCTGTGCAAATGTTCCCGTTCCGCCTCTTCCCCAAAATACTTATAATCAATCCAGCGGTAGCCGTGACTGGCAATTTCCCAATGGGCTTCCAACATCGCTGCAACTGCTTCGGGATGCCTTTCCAATGCCATCGCCACGCCATAAACAGTGACCGGCATCCCCCGAGAAGTAAACATCCTGTGCAGCCGCCACAAACCCGCCCGACTGCCGTATTCATAA
This genomic window contains:
- a CDS encoding Zn-dependent hydrolase, giving the protein MTLRLALSVNGSRLNHSIAELAEIGKLPGGGVSRVAFTKEDLLARKLVESWMIEAGMTVRIDAAGNTIGRYAGLREGAALATGSHIDTVPTAGHYDGVLGVLAGIEVVRVLHENGVRLEHAIETIVFTDEESTVIGCKAMAGNTVSNPEYYRRSDGTSIQTCLAQIGGDWSTIAEAKRHPTEIAAFVELHVEQGGVLESTGDCIGVVKGIVGQYRLGVTVTGRPNHAGSTPMHARKDALVAASQMVLAVNKLGVETPGEQVATVGYLTVWPNATNTVPGKVEFKIDLRDLSQTNLEQLLTKMKLEFQAIASATQTEIEITQLLHVDPTLAAPKIQNAIVEVCQDLGFSYRHLISRAGHDAQEIGRFTDMGMIFVASRGGISHAEDEYTSPEQCTQGANALLQTFLKLDRLYAANAAEGDRIHGVVGHH
- a CDS encoding adenylate/guanylate cyclase domain-containing protein, which codes for MTKLIIPRLRVFFARSQSLMPGVAAAILSLGALHLDAWKPLEQLSSNSLFQLRESGILPKPIWDKRVAVIAIDEATLRKLGRFPFSRDRYSQLLQALSPAKPAVVGFDIIFAEPSPKDDQFADAMSARGNVVLALAADNQKKLLPIVPTLEAVAAERGHILHNSDTDGIGRQAILWVRDIPSLGMAMLRVYNADKQPQSGGLEKFLSPPNNGSLEFQSAGINWPGKVQNLPTYSFADVLEAKITKDAFKDKLVLVGTTATGLDPLRTPIDRIPPTSGIYLHAAVIDNLLNNRLLQALPDWTSWLILLLIGPITSGILSKIGPRGRIAIAILFPLIWYAVSFLLFTLNSLLMPIAAPIGTIVLAGIGLQLREQQEKQQLMSLFEKYMAKETAELIWERKDEIFKNGEMQPQEMVATVLFMDIRGFTSISEQLSPGELMPWLNQYLNAMSECIMDHGGVIDKYIGDAIMAIFGIPFPHTKPEEIKQDAQNCIAACLDMCERLKQLNQQFEKEGKPKIEFGIGIHTGSIIAGTVGGGKRLNFSVLGDTVNIAARLEAMNKDLKEGNPYRVLITGETWEWVSDSYEAKPVKSIQLRGRKQETTICAIVGKK
- a CDS encoding FecR domain-containing protein, which translates into the protein MKLNRSGISKWLTILFTGILITFALPLLAREIQLPGSRWVEVRQLKGTVTYQGRPAKVGDRLTTAGQQISTGKESSAVLAVDTGIATISLAELSTVQVKGLSVAVNGGRVTLLSVPAGLARVSARRLTNPNSRLEINNPAGVVGVRGTEFSVGVGPEGKAATALFEGKVDASAQGQTVKIEKGYASVTFPGNPPAPPQPFKENLKYELISLSVISPNKVRCICNVDPLNLVYLNDQPLKMDRTGKIDEVVPKPANSDYWLVVRSPLGNEVSYELGESLIKK
- a CDS encoding gamma-glutamylcyclotransferase, whose translation is MSQTAIAGKRVFICGSALRGQPDNSNLGEAKFIREAKTRPIYRLHSAENGWHPAIYEVPARGVSIPGEVYELTPEDFEQLAAGEPPHMYPSDVILEDGEVLTAFLYPRELVETYQWEDISDRGGWAAYKANSQ
- the puuE gene encoding allantoinase PuuE; translated protein: MPANYPRELVGYGQNPPDPQWPDRSRLALQFVINYEEGGETCILHGDGSSETFLSEIVGAEPLSGLRHMNMESCYEYGSRAGLWRLHRMFTSRGMPVTVYGVAMALERHPEAVAAMLEAHWEIASHGYRWIDYKYFGEEAEREHLHRAIAIHTQVTGSRPLGWYTGRTSPHTRKLVVEEGGFLYDADSYADDLPYWVYECDRPHLVVPYTLDNNDMRFATSQGFNSGDQFFAYLRDAFDLLYAEGETAPKMMSVGLHCRLAGRPGRAAALARFLDYVQQHEKVWICRRIDIARHWHEYHKPMVSRED